The Pyrodictium delaneyi genome contains a region encoding:
- a CDS encoding Clp1/GlmU family protein → MPECVDLQSGEGLWVSGPARVAVEKGGVYASGYTVEAGGEVLVRGTRGFTFYAREASRLCVYLGAGGSYRVVREGFSIVEAWSRLVEDLRSRGVRRIVVVGPVESGKSTLTAWLRNGLELCVVEADVGQNELGLPGMVAYAPWTGRALVLQDVEPAGGFFVGHVSAEKAGFLTVSAAVRASRACSGGFVVDTDGYVRGRGALYKAALAESVGANVVVVLGGREADELARLLAARRLEVVRAPSPELKRERSRVDRRSFRQRLYAALFSKSRSLVLDASLAANICPYTVAGDNVLYSCDSSLIVEAQRRPDEGVWLRPGWARGLLAGLHLANGLDEPALVEQLNLARGRLVVRVREDANIEPGSVRGVTLGWVRLGDNFVEEEHLDPGVYPEVVIKTRRRRR, encoded by the coding sequence ATGCCGGAGTGCGTGGATCTGCAGAGCGGCGAGGGCCTCTGGGTCTCCGGCCCGGCACGGGTAGCCGTGGAGAAGGGAGGCGTCTATGCGAGCGGCTATACCGTCGAGGCCGGCGGAGAGGTGCTTGTCCGGGGTACACGGGGCTTCACCTTCTATGCCCGGGAGGCTTCTAGGCTCTGTGTCTATCTTGGCGCTGGGGGCAGCTACCGTGTAGTACGCGAGGGCTTCAGCATCGTTGAGGCGTGGAGCCGGTTAGTAGAGGATCTCCGGAGCCGCGGTGTCCGCCGCATAGTGGTCGTTGGCCCCGTTGAGTCGGGCAAGTCTACGCTCACAGCCTGGCTGCGTAACGGGCTGGAGCTCTGTGTAGTCGAGGCAGATGTGGGGCAGAACGAGCTAGGATTACCCGGCATGGTGGCCTACGCGCCGTGGACAGGGAGAGCCCTAGTCCTGCAGGACGTCGAGCCGGCTGGCGGATTCTTCGTCGGCCACGTCTCGGCGGAGAAGGCAGGGTTCCTCACAGTCTCTGCTGCTGTGCGCGCCTCTCGCGCATGTAGCGGAGGCTTCGTCGTGGACACTGACGGGTACGTGAGGGGCAGGGGTGCTCTCTACAAGGCTGCTCTCGCGGAGAGCGTTGGAGCAAATGTAGTCGTCGTGCTCGGCGGCCGGGAGGCCGACGAACTCGCCCGATTGCTGGCCGCGCGGAGGCTGGAGGTTGTCCGTGCGCCCAGCCCGGAGCTTAAGAGGGAGCGGAGCCGCGTAGACCGGAGGAGTTTCCGACAGAGACTTTACGCCGCCCTATTCTCGAAGAGCCGTAGTCTCGTCCTAGATGCTTCACTCGCTGCTAACATCTGCCCATATACTGTGGCCGGCGACAACGTGCTCTACAGCTGTGACTCATCACTCATTGTCGAGGCCCAGCGGAGGCCAGACGAGGGAGTGTGGTTGCGGCCAGGCTGGGCCCGTGGACTGCTCGCTGGGCTACACCTTGCCAACGGCCTGGACGAGCCCGCACTAGTCGAGCAACTTAACCTGGCCCGTGGGAGGCTCGTGGTCCGGGTACGGGAGGACGCCAACATAGAGCCCGGCAGCGTCCGGGGTGTGACCCTTGGCTGGGTCAGGCTTGGCGACAACTTCGTGGAGGAGGAGCATCT